A single window of Vicinamibacterales bacterium DNA harbors:
- a CDS encoding tetratricopeptide repeat protein has protein sequence MASDRAESVKKAEKLLRQGKLDLAIAEYVRMVDEQPRDWNLRNTLGDLYVRASQLDKAVAQYLQIADHLFNEGFFSKAAALYKKILKIKPDEESVLLHLAEISAKQGLLADAKGYFVTVAGRRKARGDRAGADEITVRLGSLDPADFDARALAASTLEQNGDLPGAAALYRAMHADLVEKNRRDEATQALREAVRLNPDDVAGRAELVRAAIAANDREAAARYLDRRIAADDPSLLLPLLESELRAGRLDEGREILQRLLQIDRAGSGRIVETAWNLGPVSPDASYVCVDAVVEAEIAAGNFMDAAAILQEFVTRVPGQIAALLKLVEIAVDGGLEAIMYEAQAHLADAYLERGQGSEARVIAEDLVAREPWEGAHIDRFRRALVLLQVADPDTVIADRLSGQGPFIATDPFMASESFTDDLPLPPIAAPAPTTPAAEPAAAEVPEPDTSVPPPDPEPEAPAAARPSPPDVDLTDMLSELGTQRAAAPPLPSSQNLEAVFKDIRSAVAKQAVSSDAAEYLSLGKAYVEMGMAKEAISALRAAARAPMLRFEAASTLGRVYLKQGDVPHAIEWLERAAEAPAPDPSEACELLYELGSILEDAGETSRALAVFLELQADAPGFRDVAARAERLARVQAGS, from the coding sequence TTGGCCAGCGACCGCGCCGAATCCGTCAAGAAAGCCGAGAAGCTGCTTCGGCAGGGCAAGCTCGATCTCGCCATCGCCGAGTACGTGCGGATGGTCGACGAGCAGCCGCGCGACTGGAACCTGCGCAACACGCTCGGCGATCTCTACGTCCGCGCCAGTCAGCTCGACAAGGCGGTCGCGCAGTACCTGCAGATCGCCGATCACCTTTTCAACGAGGGCTTCTTCTCCAAGGCGGCGGCGCTCTACAAGAAGATCCTGAAGATCAAGCCGGACGAGGAATCGGTGCTGCTGCACCTCGCCGAGATCTCGGCGAAGCAGGGGCTGCTGGCCGACGCCAAGGGCTACTTCGTCACCGTCGCCGGCAGGCGCAAGGCGCGCGGCGATCGCGCCGGCGCCGACGAAATCACCGTCCGCCTCGGGTCGCTGGATCCCGCCGACTTCGACGCCCGCGCCCTGGCGGCCAGCACCCTCGAGCAGAACGGGGACCTGCCGGGCGCCGCGGCGCTGTATCGCGCGATGCACGCCGACCTCGTGGAGAAGAACCGCCGTGACGAGGCGACGCAGGCGCTCCGCGAAGCGGTGCGGCTGAATCCGGACGATGTCGCCGGGCGTGCCGAGCTGGTCCGCGCCGCGATCGCGGCGAACGACCGCGAGGCCGCCGCGCGCTATCTGGATCGCCGGATCGCCGCCGACGACCCATCGCTGCTGCTGCCGCTGCTCGAGAGCGAACTGCGCGCGGGCAGGCTCGACGAGGGGCGCGAGATCCTGCAGCGGCTGCTGCAGATCGATCGCGCGGGGAGCGGACGGATCGTCGAAACGGCGTGGAACCTCGGTCCGGTGTCGCCGGACGCGTCGTACGTCTGCGTCGACGCCGTGGTGGAGGCGGAGATCGCGGCCGGCAACTTCATGGATGCCGCGGCGATCCTCCAGGAATTCGTCACGCGCGTACCCGGCCAGATCGCGGCGCTGTTGAAGCTGGTCGAGATCGCCGTCGACGGCGGCCTCGAAGCGATCATGTACGAGGCGCAGGCCCACCTCGCGGACGCCTATCTCGAGCGCGGGCAGGGTTCCGAGGCGCGCGTAATCGCCGAGGACCTGGTGGCGCGCGAACCGTGGGAGGGGGCGCATATCGATCGCTTCCGCCGCGCGCTCGTCCTGCTGCAGGTCGCGGATCCCGACACGGTGATCGCGGATCGCCTGAGCGGCCAGGGACCGTTCATCGCCACCGACCCATTCATGGCCTCGGAGTCGTTCACGGACGACCTGCCGCTGCCGCCGATTGCCGCCCCCGCGCCGACGACGCCGGCGGCGGAGCCGGCTGCCGCAGAGGTCCCCGAACCGGATACGTCCGTGCCGCCGCCCGACCCCGAACCCGAGGCGCCGGCGGCCGCCCGTCCCTCGCCGCCCGACGTCGATCTCACCGACATGCTCTCGGAGCTTGGCACCCAGCGGGCCGCGGCGCCGCCGCTCCCGTCATCGCAGAATCTCGAGGCCGTGTTCAAGGACATCCGCAGCGCGGTGGCGAAGCAGGCGGTCTCCAGCGACGCCGCGGAGTACCTGAGCCTCGGCAAGGCATACGTCGAAATGGGGATGGCCAAGGAGGCGATCAGCGCGCTGCGGGCGGCGGCGCGGGCGCCGATGCTGCGGTTCGAGGCGGCCTCGACGCTCGGGCGCGTGTATCTGAAGCAGGGGGACGTGCCGCACGCGATCGAATGGCTCGAGCGCGCCGCCGAGGCGCCGGCGCCGGACCCCTCGGAAGCCTGCGAGCTGCTCTACGAGCTGGGCTCGATCCTCGAAGACGCGGGCGAGACCTCGCGCGCGCTGGCGGTGTTCCTCGAACTGCAGGCTGACGCCCCCGGCTTTCGGGACGTGGCGGCGCGCGCCGAGCGGCTGGCCCGCGTGCAGGCCGGGAGCTGA
- a CDS encoding thiamine phosphate synthase → MSLLSHFVTDRRRFGLSVDALIERAARAARDGVAVIQVRERDLADRELAALVRRVVGAVGPATLVLVNDRPDVALAAGAHGVHLRADSMPGRRVRAMTPPGFVVGRSVHDLAEAAAAEAEGGYDYLLFGTVFASAGKPPGHRIAGLEALREVCRRSSVPVIAIGGIDRSRIALVEQAGAAGFAAVGMFM, encoded by the coding sequence GTGAGCCTGCTCTCGCATTTCGTCACCGACCGCCGGCGCTTCGGACTGAGCGTCGACGCGCTGATCGAGCGCGCCGCCCGCGCCGCGCGGGACGGGGTCGCCGTGATCCAAGTGCGCGAGCGGGATCTGGCGGATCGCGAGCTTGCCGCGCTCGTGCGCCGGGTCGTCGGCGCGGTCGGTCCGGCCACGCTGGTCCTCGTCAACGATCGACCCGACGTCGCGCTCGCCGCCGGCGCGCACGGCGTCCACCTGCGCGCCGACTCGATGCCGGGACGGCGCGTTCGCGCGATGACGCCGCCCGGGTTCGTCGTCGGCCGATCGGTGCACGACCTCGCCGAAGCGGCTGCCGCGGAGGCGGAAGGCGGGTACGACTACCTGCTGTTCGGGACCGTCTTCGCGTCGGCGGGGAAGCCTCCCGGGCACCGGATCGCCGGGCTGGAGGCGCTGCGCGAGGTCTGCCGCCGGTCGTCCGTCCCCGTCATCGCGATCGGCGGGATCGACCGGTCGCGCATCGCGCTGGTCGAGCAGGCCGGAGCCGCCGGCTTTGCCGCAGTCGGCATGTTCATGTAG
- the polX gene encoding DNA polymerase/3'-5' exonuclease PolX, translating into MDNLAIARVLTEIGDLLEIKGENPFKIRAYRNAADTIVHEPGRVAGMTAAERLALPGVGRDLAAKIGELVDTGAIRYHQELLQEFPPTVLDLLHLQGVGPKTVARLYGDLGVRTLEDLERAARDGRIRGLKGMGAKKEALILEALEERRRFSGRRLMVEAHDTAAALVSALRAHTPDAAIVPVGSLRRGCETCGDIDILAAVPRSAIETAADGATPPLMDAFTEYRQVERVLAHGDTKSSVRLWGGFQADLRLVPDDSLGAALQYFTGSKAHNIALRDRAIQRGYKLNEYGLYRVEDNARIAGEDEAGIYAALGLAWVPPELRENRGEIEAAANGSLPRLLQLEDLQGDLHAHTTATDGRDTIEAMARAAQAAGLRYLAITDHSQSLAMANGLDERRALEHARAIREVNARLDGFTLLAGIECDIRADGSMDLADDCLAQLDIVIASIHSGFNQDGAAMTDRLLRAIACPWVDVLGHPTGRIILKREPHKADMTRVIAAAAAAGVAMEINGQIDRLDLDDVHARQAREAGVKLVVSTDAHSTTALGGLRWAVTVARRAWITPADVLNTRPADDLRGSLRRGR; encoded by the coding sequence ATGGACAATCTCGCCATCGCCCGCGTGCTGACGGAGATCGGCGACCTGCTCGAGATCAAAGGGGAGAACCCGTTCAAGATCCGCGCGTACCGCAACGCCGCGGACACGATCGTGCACGAGCCGGGGCGGGTCGCCGGCATGACCGCGGCCGAGCGGCTGGCACTGCCGGGCGTCGGCAGGGACCTGGCCGCGAAGATCGGCGAGCTCGTCGACACCGGCGCGATCAGATACCACCAGGAGCTGCTGCAGGAATTCCCGCCGACCGTGCTGGACCTGCTGCACCTGCAGGGCGTGGGGCCCAAGACCGTGGCGCGGCTCTACGGCGATCTCGGCGTGCGCACGCTCGAGGACCTCGAGCGCGCGGCGCGGGACGGCCGGATCCGCGGCTTGAAGGGAATGGGCGCGAAGAAAGAAGCGCTCATCCTCGAGGCGCTCGAAGAGCGGCGCCGGTTCTCGGGCCGCCGGCTGATGGTCGAAGCGCACGACACCGCCGCCGCCCTGGTGTCGGCGCTCCGCGCGCACACGCCGGACGCGGCGATCGTCCCCGTCGGCAGCCTGCGCCGCGGCTGCGAGACCTGCGGCGACATCGACATCCTGGCCGCGGTGCCCCGCTCGGCCATCGAGACGGCGGCGGACGGCGCGACCCCGCCGCTGATGGACGCCTTCACCGAGTACCGGCAGGTCGAGCGCGTGCTGGCCCACGGCGACACGAAGTCGAGCGTCCGGTTGTGGGGCGGCTTCCAGGCGGACCTGCGGCTGGTCCCGGACGACAGCCTCGGCGCCGCGCTGCAATACTTCACCGGATCGAAAGCGCACAACATCGCGCTCCGCGATCGCGCAATCCAGCGCGGATACAAACTGAACGAGTACGGGCTGTATCGCGTCGAGGACAACGCCAGGATCGCGGGAGAGGACGAGGCCGGGATCTACGCCGCCCTCGGCCTCGCCTGGGTGCCGCCGGAGCTGCGCGAGAACCGCGGCGAGATCGAGGCGGCCGCGAACGGCAGCCTTCCCCGCCTGCTGCAGCTCGAAGACCTGCAGGGAGACCTCCACGCGCATACGACGGCGACCGACGGGCGCGACACCATCGAGGCGATGGCGCGCGCCGCGCAGGCGGCGGGACTCCGCTACCTCGCCATCACCGATCACAGCCAGTCGCTCGCCATGGCCAACGGGCTCGACGAGCGGCGCGCCCTCGAGCACGCGCGCGCGATTCGCGAGGTCAACGCGCGCCTCGACGGCTTCACGCTGCTGGCCGGCATCGAGTGCGACATCCGCGCCGACGGCAGCATGGATCTCGCCGACGACTGCCTGGCGCAGCTCGACATCGTCATCGCCTCGATCCACTCGGGCTTCAATCAGGACGGCGCCGCGATGACCGACCGCCTGCTGCGGGCGATTGCCTGCCCCTGGGTGGACGTGCTCGGCCACCCGACCGGCCGGATTATCTTGAAGCGCGAGCCGCACAAAGCCGACATGACCCGCGTGATCGCGGCCGCGGCGGCGGCGGGCGTGGCGATGGAGATCAACGGGCAGATCGATCGGCTCGACCTGGACGACGTGCACGCGCGGCAGGCGCGGGAGGCCGGCGTGAAGCTCGTGGTCAGCACCGACGCCCACAGCACGACGGCGCTCGGCGGCCTGCGCTGGGCGGTGACCGTGGCGCGGCGCGCCTGGATCACGCCGGCGGACGTGCTGAACACGCGGCCGGCCGACGACCTGCGAGGCAGCCTGAGGCGAGGGCGATGA
- the nagZ gene encoding beta-N-acetylhexosaminidase: MSLRELRRHVGQLAIVGFNGLDLPAEVRSLAREFDLGGVIFFARNVEAPEQVADLSRQSQALAAEIPLWVSVDQEGGRVARLKRPFTEWPPMITLGRAGPEAERLAERFARALARELHAVGISLDYTPVLDVLTNPKNPVIGDRALAERAEDVARLGSAIVRTLQAEGIAACGKHFPGHGDTSTDSHLELPLLDHPPDRLEAIELVPFKAAIAADVAAIMTAHILIPSLDEERPGTLSPAIVGGLLRGTLGFGGLVLSDDLEMKAISGRYGHSEATVMAIAAGCDAVLMCAPDPASQAAALEAIIYAVEQGALPLKRVEDAMTRHRRVKERFLAAPRRQPASGAALRAILGRDEHQAVAAEMARFA, encoded by the coding sequence GTGTCGCTCCGCGAATTGCGCCGTCATGTCGGCCAGCTGGCGATCGTCGGCTTCAACGGCCTGGACCTGCCGGCGGAGGTCCGCTCGCTGGCCCGCGAGTTCGATCTCGGCGGCGTCATCTTCTTCGCCCGCAACGTCGAGGCGCCCGAGCAGGTCGCCGATCTGTCGCGCCAGTCGCAGGCGCTGGCGGCGGAGATTCCCCTCTGGGTCAGCGTCGATCAGGAGGGCGGCCGGGTCGCGCGGCTGAAGCGGCCGTTCACCGAATGGCCGCCGATGATCACGCTCGGCCGCGCCGGCCCTGAAGCCGAACGCCTGGCCGAGCGGTTCGCACGCGCCCTCGCGCGCGAGCTGCACGCGGTCGGCATCTCCCTGGACTACACGCCGGTGCTCGACGTGTTGACCAATCCGAAGAATCCGGTGATTGGCGACCGCGCGCTGGCGGAGCGGGCGGAAGACGTCGCGCGCCTCGGCTCCGCGATCGTCCGCACGCTGCAGGCCGAAGGGATCGCCGCCTGCGGCAAGCACTTCCCCGGCCACGGCGACACCTCGACGGATTCGCACCTCGAGCTGCCGCTCCTCGATCATCCGCCGGACCGGCTCGAGGCGATCGAGCTGGTGCCGTTCAAGGCGGCGATCGCCGCCGACGTCGCCGCCATCATGACGGCGCACATCCTCATCCCGTCGCTCGACGAGGAGCGTCCCGGCACGCTGTCGCCGGCGATCGTCGGCGGGCTGCTGCGCGGCACGCTCGGGTTCGGCGGGCTGGTGCTGAGCGATGACCTCGAGATGAAAGCGATCAGCGGCCGCTACGGCCACAGCGAGGCCACGGTGATGGCGATCGCCGCCGGCTGCGATGCGGTGCTCATGTGCGCCCCCGACCCGGCGTCACAGGCAGCGGCGCTGGAAGCGATCATCTACGCCGTCGAGCAGGGGGCGCTGCCGCTGAAGCGCGTCGAGGACGCCATGACGCGCCACCGCCGGGTGAAGGAGCGCTTCCTCGCCGCCCCGCGCCGCCAGCCCGCCAGCGGCGCCGCGCTCCGCGCCATTCTCGGCCGCGACGAGCACCAGGCGGTCGCCGCCGAAATGGCGAGGTTCGCCTAG
- a CDS encoding LD-carboxypeptidase, with protein sequence MLKPRALRPGDRIALVAPASSFARAEFDAGVEELRRLGYEPSFDESVFARARYTAGDAALRAAAFRRAWEDAGVAALIAVRGGYGSVQLLPLLDAAALRRRPKAFIGYSDNTSLLVWLTQACGVTAFHGPMLEGRLAKGESGYDRDSFTRVLTRAAPAGEIAHPQLETLRAGEAAGPLVGGTLSNLLASLATPYAFDPPQGHILFIDEVGERPYRIDRMLTQLRLSGILARASAVVFGELPRCDEPAPAGPAIKAVVADLLDGFPGPVLFGLPSGHTNGACITLPFGVRARVVSAPSPALVIEEAAVA encoded by the coding sequence ATGCTGAAGCCGCGCGCGCTGCGGCCCGGCGACCGCATCGCCCTCGTCGCACCGGCGAGCTCGTTCGCGCGCGCGGAGTTCGACGCCGGCGTCGAGGAGCTGCGCCGCCTCGGGTACGAGCCCAGCTTCGACGAGTCGGTGTTCGCGCGCGCCCGGTACACCGCGGGAGACGCGGCGCTGCGCGCGGCCGCCTTCCGGCGGGCGTGGGAGGACGCCGGCGTCGCCGCCCTGATCGCCGTGCGCGGCGGCTATGGCAGCGTGCAGCTCCTCCCGCTGCTCGATGCCGCGGCGCTGCGCCGCCGGCCGAAAGCGTTCATCGGCTACAGCGACAACACCTCGCTGCTCGTGTGGCTGACCCAGGCGTGCGGCGTCACCGCGTTTCACGGTCCGATGCTGGAAGGGCGGCTCGCGAAGGGGGAATCCGGCTACGATCGCGATTCCTTCACGCGCGTGCTCACCCGCGCGGCGCCGGCGGGCGAGATCGCGCACCCCCAGCTCGAAACGCTGCGCGCCGGAGAGGCCGCCGGACCGTTGGTCGGGGGCACACTCAGCAACCTGTTGGCGTCGCTCGCGACGCCATACGCGTTCGATCCGCCTCAGGGCCACATTCTCTTCATCGACGAAGTGGGCGAGCGCCCCTACCGCATCGACCGCATGCTGACGCAGTTGCGCCTGTCCGGGATTCTGGCGCGCGCGTCGGCGGTGGTGTTCGGCGAGCTGCCGCGCTGTGACGAGCCGGCGCCCGCCGGTCCGGCGATCAAGGCGGTCGTCGCGGACCTGCTCGACGGATTTCCCGGCCCGGTGCTGTTCGGACTGCCGTCGGGGCATACCAACGGCGCCTGCATCACGCTGCCGTTCGGCGTGCGCGCCCGCGTGGTGTCCGCGCCGTCTCCGGCGCTGGTCATCGAGGAGGCGGCCGTTGCCTGA
- the mpl gene encoding UDP-N-acetylmuramate:L-alanyl-gamma-D-glutamyl-meso-diaminopimelate ligase: protein MKRIHLIGVCGTAMATLAAMLKTRGFDVRGSDQNVYPPMSDFLAEQKITTLQGYDPAHISGDLDLVIVGNAISRGNPELEEVLDRKIRYCSLPEAIRDHFLWGARSVVIAGTHGKTTTTSLTGWLLTHGGADPSVLIGGIADNFGGSYRVGGGRDFVIEGDEYDSAFFDKTAKFLKYLPDIAVVNNLEYDHADIYPDLESIRLAFRRFVNLIPRRGLLLAGADDEEALALTKNARCRVETFGLSDRADWQAHDLRVLEGGTAFSVRRRGEPAGTFEVALLGAYNVRNALAAMAVGAAVGLSTDTMAAGLRAFKGVRRRMQLRGSAGGVAVYDDFAHHPTAIAETLAGVRSAYPDRRIWAIFEPRSATSCRKVFQSEFARAFERADRILLPPIFRSTLPDEQRLSVEQLVGELKEAGKDARHLPGVQEIVDVVSREARQGDLVVVMSNGGFDNIHQRLLDALQAHAAR, encoded by the coding sequence ATGAAAAGGATCCACCTGATCGGCGTGTGCGGGACCGCGATGGCGACGCTCGCCGCGATGCTGAAGACCCGAGGCTTCGACGTGCGCGGATCGGACCAGAACGTCTACCCGCCGATGAGCGATTTCCTCGCGGAGCAGAAGATCACGACGCTCCAGGGCTACGACCCGGCGCACATCAGCGGCGACCTGGACCTGGTCATCGTCGGCAACGCGATCTCGCGCGGCAATCCGGAACTGGAGGAGGTCCTCGACCGCAAGATCCGCTATTGCTCGCTGCCCGAGGCGATCCGCGATCACTTTCTCTGGGGGGCGCGCTCGGTGGTCATCGCCGGCACGCACGGCAAGACGACGACCACGTCGCTGACCGGCTGGCTGCTGACCCACGGCGGCGCGGATCCGAGCGTCCTGATCGGCGGCATCGCGGACAACTTCGGCGGCAGCTATCGCGTCGGCGGCGGGCGCGACTTCGTGATCGAAGGGGACGAGTACGACAGCGCCTTCTTCGACAAGACCGCCAAGTTCCTGAAGTACCTGCCCGACATCGCCGTCGTCAACAATCTGGAATACGACCACGCCGACATCTATCCCGACCTGGAGTCGATCCGCCTGGCGTTCCGGCGCTTCGTGAACCTCATCCCGCGGCGCGGGCTGCTGCTCGCCGGCGCGGACGACGAAGAGGCGCTGGCGCTGACGAAGAACGCGCGCTGCCGCGTCGAGACGTTCGGCCTGTCGGATCGCGCGGACTGGCAGGCGCACGACCTGCGCGTGCTCGAGGGGGGGACGGCGTTCAGCGTCCGGCGGCGCGGCGAGCCGGCGGGCACCTTCGAGGTCGCGCTGCTCGGCGCCTACAACGTCCGCAACGCGCTTGCCGCGATGGCGGTGGGCGCGGCGGTCGGCCTGAGCACGGACACCATGGCGGCGGGGCTGCGGGCGTTCAAAGGGGTGCGCCGGCGCATGCAGCTGCGCGGCAGCGCGGGCGGTGTCGCCGTCTACGACGACTTCGCGCACCACCCGACGGCGATCGCGGAAACGCTCGCCGGCGTCCGCTCCGCCTATCCGGATCGGCGCATCTGGGCCATCTTCGAGCCCCGCTCCGCGACCTCGTGCCGCAAGGTCTTCCAGTCCGAGTTCGCGCGCGCCTTCGAGCGCGCCGATCGGATCCTGCTGCCGCCGATCTTTCGCTCCACGCTGCCCGACGAACAGCGGCTGTCGGTGGAGCAGCTGGTCGGCGAGCTGAAAGAGGCGGGGAAGGACGCGCGGCATCTTCCCGGCGTGCAGGAGATCGTCGACGTCGTGTCGCGCGAGGCGCGTCAAGGGGATCTCGTCGTCGTGATGTCGAACGGCGGGTTCGACAACATCCATCAGCGCCTGCTGGACGCGCTCCAGGCGCACGCCGCGCGCTGA
- the pxpB gene encoding 5-oxoprolinase subunit PxpB, with amino-acid sequence MEFRVRAAGDSAWIIELPERIDAAVNTRAIRIARAVQEAGLPITDVVVGYRSVMVYIDPLAEGASGVERRLQEIAADAEESDAAPGALLEVPVCYDGPYGPDLPDIARFAQCSIEEVIERHLALPYRVFVVGFVPGFAYMASVDPRIAAPRRPSPRLKVPAGSVAIAAGQTGIYPAETPGGWSLIGRCPIRPYDPGRAEPFLFHPGDTVRFARITEAAYRAASQWGDA; translated from the coding sequence ATGGAGTTCCGCGTCCGCGCCGCCGGCGATTCGGCCTGGATCATCGAGCTGCCCGAGCGCATCGACGCCGCGGTCAACACCCGCGCGATCCGCATCGCGCGCGCGGTGCAGGAAGCGGGGCTGCCGATCACCGACGTCGTCGTCGGATACCGCTCGGTGATGGTCTACATCGATCCGCTCGCAGAGGGAGCGTCGGGCGTGGAGCGGCGGCTCCAGGAGATCGCCGCCGATGCGGAGGAGTCCGACGCCGCTCCCGGCGCGCTGCTGGAAGTGCCGGTCTGTTACGACGGACCCTACGGTCCGGATCTGCCGGACATCGCCCGCTTCGCGCAGTGCTCGATCGAGGAGGTGATCGAGCGTCACCTCGCACTGCCGTATCGCGTCTTCGTCGTCGGGTTCGTGCCGGGGTTTGCCTACATGGCGTCTGTCGACCCGCGCATTGCCGCGCCGCGCCGGCCGTCGCCGCGGCTGAAGGTGCCCGCCGGATCGGTCGCCATCGCGGCCGGGCAGACCGGCATCTATCCGGCCGAAACGCCCGGCGGGTGGAGCCTCATCGGCCGCTGTCCCATCCGTCCCTACGATCCCGGCCGCGCCGAGCCGTTTCTGTTCCATCCCGGGGATACCGTCCGCTTCGCGCGGATCACCGAAGCGGCGTACCGCGCCGCCAGCCAGTGGGGGGACGCGTGA
- a CDS encoding biotin-dependent carboxyltransferase family protein, with amino-acid sequence MSASVTVVKPGMLTTVQDLGRRGYQSVGVPVAGPMDAYSHRLANQLLGNDPSAAALEITLLGPELIVEGDLVCATAGADISLSVEGKPAPINEAFRVRSGARLRWGTRISGARQTFAVAGGFDVPATLGSRATHLASRMGPFGGRPLRAGDVLPVGTPGGGRAFAGHPLDVPSGGAHLRVLPAVHRDRFTEDAWGLLVHARFTISPQSNRMGYRLDGPVLSHAGAADILSEAMPCGAIQVPSSGQPILLLADRATTGGYATIANVISADLPIAGQLAPGDWIQFDPINREDAIAALRRREAALRGVTR; translated from the coding sequence GTGAGCGCGTCGGTGACGGTCGTCAAGCCGGGGATGCTGACCACCGTGCAGGATCTCGGGCGACGCGGATACCAGAGCGTCGGCGTGCCGGTCGCCGGACCGATGGATGCCTACTCGCATCGTCTGGCGAATCAGCTCCTCGGGAACGATCCCTCGGCGGCGGCGCTGGAGATCACGCTGCTCGGGCCGGAGCTGATCGTGGAGGGGGATCTCGTCTGCGCGACGGCCGGCGCGGACATTTCACTCAGCGTCGAGGGCAAACCGGCGCCGATCAACGAAGCGTTCCGCGTGCGGTCGGGCGCCCGGCTGCGGTGGGGGACGCGCATCTCGGGCGCGCGGCAGACGTTTGCGGTCGCCGGAGGCTTCGACGTGCCGGCGACGCTCGGCAGCCGAGCCACCCATCTCGCCAGCCGCATGGGACCCTTCGGCGGACGCCCGTTGCGTGCCGGGGACGTGCTGCCCGTCGGCACGCCCGGCGGCGGACGCGCCTTCGCCGGCCATCCGCTCGACGTGCCGTCGGGCGGCGCTCACCTGCGCGTCCTTCCCGCGGTGCACCGCGATCGCTTCACCGAAGACGCGTGGGGACTGCTGGTGCACGCGCGCTTCACCATCAGCCCGCAGTCGAACCGCATGGGGTACCGCCTCGACGGTCCGGTGCTGAGCCACGCCGGCGCCGCGGACATCCTTTCCGAAGCGATGCCCTGCGGCGCGATCCAGGTTCCGTCCAGCGGCCAGCCGATTCTGTTGCTCGCCGATCGCGCGACGACCGGCGGCTACGCGACCATCGCCAACGTGATCAGCGCCGATCTGCCGATTGCCGGGCAGCTGGCGCCCGGCGACTGGATCCAGTTCGATCCCATCAACCGCGAGGATGCGATCGCGGCGCTGCGCCGCCGGGAAGCGGCGCTGCGGGGAGTGACGCGGTGA
- the murB gene encoding UDP-N-acetylmuramate dehydrogenase, with protein MTNVARLPGIERDVPLAPFTTFKVGGPADWFLRTERSSEVKAAVAAARADGIPVTILGGGSNVLVADAGIRGLVIRLHGGDVLAAGDAAIRADAGVTINGLVRWTINRGVAGLEGWAGTPGTVGGAIHGNAHFKGRLIGELVDRVELLRPDGEVAWVAAADMDFGYDRSRVQQTREIALAVEFHTGRGDPAALRATARESLAYRKRTQPLSSASAGCIFQNPDPAVDRVPEGIPASAGALVDRAGLKGFGSGGARVSGAHGNFIVNDGSASAAGIRALIEECRARVRSRFGVELRDEIVYLGF; from the coding sequence GTGACGAACGTGGCGCGGCTGCCCGGGATCGAACGGGACGTGCCGCTCGCGCCATTCACCACCTTCAAGGTGGGCGGCCCGGCGGACTGGTTCCTGCGCACCGAACGATCGTCAGAGGTGAAGGCGGCGGTGGCCGCCGCGCGGGCCGACGGGATTCCGGTCACGATCCTCGGCGGTGGATCGAACGTCCTGGTGGCGGACGCCGGGATCCGCGGACTCGTCATCCGGCTGCACGGCGGAGACGTGCTCGCGGCCGGCGACGCGGCGATCCGGGCGGACGCCGGCGTGACGATCAACGGGCTGGTCCGCTGGACGATCAACCGCGGCGTTGCCGGCCTGGAGGGGTGGGCCGGGACGCCCGGCACGGTCGGCGGCGCGATCCACGGCAACGCGCATTTCAAGGGACGGCTGATCGGCGAGCTGGTCGATCGGGTCGAACTGCTGCGGCCGGATGGAGAGGTCGCGTGGGTCGCGGCCGCCGACATGGACTTCGGCTACGACCGCAGCCGCGTCCAGCAGACGCGCGAGATCGCGCTGGCGGTCGAGTTTCACACCGGGCGCGGCGATCCGGCGGCGCTGCGCGCCACGGCGCGCGAGTCGCTCGCGTACCGCAAGCGCACGCAGCCGCTCTCGTCGGCGAGCGCCGGCTGCATCTTCCAGAATCCCGATCCCGCGGTGGATCGCGTTCCCGAGGGCATTCCCGCCTCCGCCGGCGCGCTGGTCGATCGCGCCGGGCTGAAGGGATTCGGCAGCGGCGGCGCGCGCGTGTCCGGCGCGCACGGCAATTTCATCGTCAACGACGGCAGCGCGTCCGCCGCGGGCATCCGGGCATTGATCGAGGAGTGCCGCGCCCGCGTGCGCTCGCGGTTCGGCGTCGAACTGCGCGACGAGATCGTGTACCTGGGCTTCTAG